In Arthrobacter sp. CDRTa11, one DNA window encodes the following:
- a CDS encoding isocitrate lyase/PEP mutase family protein, which translates to MTQNTAAKATELLRLHQAADILQVINVWDAITAKVATDVPGTAALATASHSIAASQGYPDGEKIPVDLMIEAAGRIAASTPLPVSADLEAGYGNAGETVRKAIGVGIVGANIEDQMRPLDAAVEQMTGVVKAAQAEGIDFVLNARTDAFLRGKERDPREVLADAIERGRAYLDVGATTVFVPGLLDEPTVSALVEGIGWNKVSVINVPGSLAPARLQELGVCRISYGPWTQRVALTAFADAAARLLAGDALPEGTRILN; encoded by the coding sequence ATGACTCAAAACACCGCTGCCAAAGCCACCGAACTCCTCCGTCTACACCAAGCCGCCGATATTCTCCAGGTCATTAACGTTTGGGATGCCATCACAGCAAAGGTCGCCACAGACGTTCCGGGTACGGCTGCGCTGGCCACCGCGAGCCACTCGATTGCTGCTTCCCAGGGATATCCGGACGGCGAAAAAATCCCGGTGGACCTGATGATCGAGGCTGCGGGGCGCATTGCCGCTTCCACTCCCTTGCCTGTGAGCGCTGACCTTGAGGCAGGGTACGGAAATGCTGGCGAAACAGTGCGCAAGGCAATCGGCGTCGGGATCGTAGGCGCAAATATTGAGGACCAGATGCGCCCACTGGATGCGGCTGTGGAGCAGATGACCGGCGTAGTGAAGGCCGCCCAGGCGGAGGGAATCGATTTTGTCCTCAACGCGCGCACCGATGCATTCCTCCGGGGCAAGGAACGCGATCCGCGCGAAGTGCTGGCTGACGCGATCGAACGCGGCCGCGCCTACCTTGATGTCGGTGCAACGACGGTATTTGTTCCCGGCCTATTGGACGAACCGACTGTCAGCGCCTTGGTTGAAGGCATCGGCTGGAACAAAGTGTCAGTGATTAACGTCCCCGGATCACTCGCCCCTGCCAGGCTCCAGGAACTGGGCGTCTGCCGTATCTCCTATGGCCCCTGGACTCAGCGTGTGGCGTTGACTGCCTTTGCAGACGCCGCAGCCAGACTGCTCGCCGGAGACGCCTTGCCGGAAGGAACGCGGATCCTGAACTAG
- a CDS encoding Tex family protein, whose amino-acid sequence MTQLPQGPSTTSAASTPDSAIFHQIAAELGVKTWQVKAAVELLDGGSTVPFIARYRKEATGTLDDTQLRELDERLRYLRELEDRRRTVLEVIAAQGQLTPELQAAIVAADTKSRLEDIYLPFKSKRRTKAQIAREAGLEPLADSLLKRPDLDPEREAAKYLNPEHAIEDAAAALGGARSILVERVAQDPDLAATLRERLWTQGRMVSRVKKGKEADGQKFSDYFDLAQAPAGMPSHRVLALLRGEKDGVLELDLAEADPKDDDALAAARSRYESAVAKCLGVADRGRPADAWLLQTAQVAWRSRVLARLTADLRGRMFTAAEDEAVRVFAANLRDVLLAAPAGNRATLGLDPGLRTGVKVAVVDGTGKVVATDTVYPHAPARKWDEALATLVRLARQHAVELVAIGNGTASRETDKLAAELIKLLPAADRKPQKLVVSEAGASVYSASALASAELPGMDVSLRGAVSIARRLQDPLAELVKIDPKSIGVGQYQHDVTAVKLDRSLDAVVEDCVNAVGVDVNTASPALLSRVAGVGPLLSENIVAYRNEHGPFAKRSELKKVPRLGAKAFEQCAGFLRITGGAEPLDASSVHPEAYSVARKILVAAGSAPASSLDPRNFVDGTFGLPTVQDILAELDKPGRDPRPAFAAATFSEGIEKISDLKPGMVLEGTVTNVAAFGAFVDVGVHQDGLVHVSALANRFVSDPREVVKSGQVVRVKVLEADPDRKRISLTLRLDDELAPSGGRASGGRASGGRESGGQASGARTAGARESGGRDAGARPSGGDGKTQRNQNAETGRGSGKPSGNRAVAPQAAPVNTAMAEALRKAGLGK is encoded by the coding sequence GTGACCCAACTCCCGCAAGGCCCCTCCACGACGTCCGCAGCTTCAACGCCGGACAGCGCCATCTTCCACCAGATCGCCGCCGAGCTCGGCGTCAAAACCTGGCAGGTGAAGGCCGCTGTGGAACTGCTCGACGGCGGGTCCACCGTCCCGTTTATCGCGCGGTACCGCAAGGAAGCCACCGGAACGCTTGATGATACGCAGCTCCGCGAGCTCGACGAGCGCCTGCGCTACCTCCGCGAACTTGAGGACCGCCGTCGTACTGTCCTTGAAGTCATTGCAGCCCAAGGGCAGCTGACTCCTGAGCTACAGGCTGCCATCGTCGCGGCAGACACCAAATCACGGCTTGAGGACATCTACCTTCCCTTCAAATCCAAGCGGCGCACCAAGGCGCAGATCGCCCGCGAGGCAGGGCTGGAACCGTTGGCCGATTCGCTGCTGAAACGGCCGGATCTGGATCCTGAACGGGAGGCTGCGAAGTATCTCAACCCAGAGCACGCCATCGAAGACGCCGCCGCCGCGCTGGGCGGGGCCCGCTCCATCCTGGTGGAACGTGTGGCGCAGGACCCGGACCTCGCCGCAACCCTGCGGGAGCGCCTGTGGACGCAGGGCCGGATGGTGTCGCGCGTGAAGAAGGGCAAGGAGGCGGACGGCCAGAAGTTCTCGGACTACTTTGATCTCGCGCAGGCGCCGGCCGGGATGCCGTCACACCGCGTGCTGGCGTTGCTGCGGGGCGAGAAGGACGGCGTCCTGGAGCTGGATCTCGCCGAAGCTGACCCGAAGGACGACGACGCCCTGGCCGCCGCCCGCTCCCGTTACGAATCAGCTGTAGCCAAGTGCCTTGGGGTTGCCGACCGCGGCAGGCCTGCGGATGCCTGGCTGCTGCAGACTGCCCAGGTGGCGTGGCGCTCGCGGGTGCTGGCGCGGCTGACGGCGGACCTGCGGGGGCGGATGTTTACCGCCGCTGAGGACGAGGCCGTCCGGGTCTTCGCAGCCAATCTGCGCGATGTCCTCCTCGCAGCACCCGCAGGAAACCGCGCAACCCTTGGCCTGGACCCGGGGTTGCGTACCGGGGTGAAGGTGGCAGTGGTGGACGGAACCGGGAAGGTGGTTGCCACCGACACCGTGTACCCGCACGCTCCGGCGCGGAAGTGGGACGAGGCACTGGCCACCCTGGTACGGCTGGCGCGGCAGCATGCCGTCGAACTCGTGGCGATCGGGAACGGCACGGCCTCCCGTGAGACTGACAAGCTGGCCGCGGAGCTGATCAAATTGCTGCCGGCCGCGGACAGGAAGCCACAAAAGCTTGTGGTGTCAGAGGCGGGCGCGTCTGTCTACTCGGCGTCCGCCCTGGCCTCCGCCGAATTGCCTGGCATGGATGTGTCCCTGCGTGGCGCCGTGTCGATTGCCCGCCGGCTCCAGGACCCGCTGGCCGAGCTGGTAAAAATCGATCCCAAGTCCATCGGAGTGGGGCAATATCAGCACGATGTGACCGCAGTGAAGCTGGACCGCAGCTTGGACGCTGTGGTGGAGGACTGCGTGAACGCCGTAGGGGTGGACGTGAATACAGCGTCACCGGCCCTACTGAGCCGCGTTGCCGGCGTCGGGCCCCTGCTGAGTGAGAACATCGTGGCGTACCGGAACGAACACGGGCCGTTCGCCAAACGAAGCGAGCTGAAAAAGGTTCCGCGGCTGGGAGCCAAAGCATTTGAACAATGTGCCGGCTTCCTTCGGATCACCGGGGGAGCGGAACCGCTGGACGCGTCAAGCGTGCATCCGGAAGCCTACTCGGTGGCTCGGAAGATCTTGGTTGCCGCGGGTTCAGCGCCCGCCTCGTCGCTTGACCCCCGGAACTTTGTGGACGGAACGTTCGGCCTGCCAACTGTGCAGGACATCCTGGCTGAGCTGGACAAGCCGGGCCGTGACCCCCGGCCGGCCTTCGCCGCAGCGACGTTCTCAGAAGGGATCGAGAAGATCTCCGATTTGAAGCCCGGCATGGTGCTGGAAGGAACGGTCACCAATGTCGCCGCTTTTGGTGCGTTTGTGGACGTTGGTGTCCACCAGGACGGCCTTGTCCACGTCTCTGCCCTTGCCAACCGGTTTGTTTCCGATCCCCGCGAGGTGGTCAAGTCCGGTCAGGTGGTGCGCGTGAAAGTGCTGGAGGCCGATCCGGACCGGAAACGGATCTCCCTGACGTTAAGGCTCGACGACGAGCTGGCCCCCTCGGGCGGCCGGGCGTCCGGCGGACGGGCCTCGGGCGGACGGGAATCGGGCGGGCAGGCTTCCGGGGCGAGGACTGCTGGCGCGCGGGAGTCCGGCGGCCGAGACGCCGGGGCCAGGCCTTCGGGCGGCGACGGGAAGACTCAGCGGAACCAGAATGCCGAAACAGGCCGCGGCTCGGGCAAGCCCTCTGGCAACAGGGCGGTTGCGCCACAGGCGGCGCCCGTGAACACAGCGATGGCGGAGGCGCTGCGCAAGGCCGGCCTCGGCAAGTAG
- a CDS encoding ZIP family metal transporter: protein MMMSLLFGVIASSALLVGAFVGVRFELPKRLLAILLSFAAGSLITALAFELFEDAYEQGGIVRAAIGLMVGAIVFTVLSSLLDRWAQPGPEAAATPADEFQGSAKLDTDAAATELPATAASTRGAAGMALLAAVTLDGVPENIALGVALGEGTGGLALLAAIFVSNLPEALVGAASMRSQGRSTASIIGLWLACAVLLVAAVVIGAGPLSGTDPEAISLPLAFAAGAVIASLADTLMPEAYEHGGPAVALSTAAGFVLAFVLSLA, encoded by the coding sequence ATGATGATGTCGCTGCTGTTCGGCGTCATAGCATCCAGTGCTTTGCTCGTGGGTGCATTCGTTGGTGTTCGATTTGAACTGCCCAAGCGGCTCCTCGCCATACTGCTCTCGTTCGCGGCCGGTTCCCTGATCACCGCCCTGGCCTTCGAGCTCTTCGAGGACGCCTACGAACAAGGCGGTATCGTCCGGGCCGCCATCGGGCTGATGGTCGGTGCGATCGTATTCACTGTTCTCAGCTCCCTCCTGGACCGTTGGGCCCAGCCAGGCCCGGAGGCCGCTGCCACACCGGCGGACGAATTCCAAGGCAGCGCAAAGCTGGACACGGACGCCGCAGCCACTGAACTTCCTGCCACCGCTGCATCGACGCGAGGGGCAGCGGGCATGGCGCTGCTGGCCGCTGTCACGCTGGACGGAGTGCCTGAGAACATCGCCCTCGGTGTTGCCTTGGGTGAGGGGACCGGTGGCCTGGCCCTGCTCGCCGCAATCTTCGTGTCCAACCTGCCGGAGGCACTGGTGGGGGCCGCCTCCATGCGCAGCCAGGGCCGCTCGACTGCCAGCATCATTGGACTATGGCTTGCCTGCGCCGTCCTGCTGGTGGCAGCGGTTGTTATCGGGGCGGGCCCACTGTCCGGCACGGATCCGGAGGCAATCTCGCTCCCCTTGGCGTTCGCGGCCGGCGCCGTCATTGCCTCCCTCGCTGACACGCTCATGCCGGAAGCTTACGAGCATGGCGGCCCTGCTGTTGCACTCAGCACCGCCGCAGGCTTCGTCCTGGCGTTTGTATTGTCCCTCGCCTGA